The Nocardioides pantholopis genome window below encodes:
- a CDS encoding metal-dependent transcriptional regulator: MSDLIDTTEMYLRTIYELVEEGIIPLRARIAERLHQSGPTVSQTVARMERDGLLTVEGDRHLELTEEGLRLATRVMRKHRLAERLLTDVIGLEWELVHEEACRWEHVMSETVERRLLDLLGSPTESPYGNPIPGLDELGQEAVGEDFMNGVEPLSRVAGPHEGRALIRRISEEMQKDEMLMSALRRVGALPDKTVTIIATPDGVLLGTGGETAEIVPEAADHIFVRRL; this comes from the coding sequence GTGAGCGACCTGATCGACACCACCGAGATGTACCTCCGGACCATCTATGAGCTGGTCGAGGAGGGGATCATCCCGCTGCGTGCCCGGATCGCCGAGCGGCTGCACCAGAGCGGCCCCACCGTCTCCCAGACCGTGGCGCGGATGGAGCGCGACGGCCTGCTGACCGTCGAGGGCGACCGCCACCTCGAGCTCACCGAGGAGGGGCTGCGGCTGGCCACCCGGGTGATGCGCAAGCACCGCCTCGCCGAGCGGCTGCTCACCGACGTCATCGGCCTGGAGTGGGAGCTGGTCCACGAGGAGGCGTGCCGCTGGGAGCACGTCATGTCCGAGACCGTGGAGCGCCGGCTGCTGGACCTGCTGGGCTCGCCCACCGAGTCGCCGTACGGCAACCCGATCCCGGGCCTCGACGAGCTCGGCCAGGAGGCCGTCGGCGAGGACTTCATGAACGGCGTCGAGCCGCTCTCGCGGGTGGCCGGCCCGCACGAGGGCCGCGCGCTGATCCGACGGATCTCCGAGGAGATGCAGAAGGACGAGATGCTGATGAGCGCCCTGCGTCGCGTCGGCGCCCTGCCGGACAAGACGGTCACGATCATCGCCACCCCCGACGGCGTCCTGCTCGGCACCGGCGGCGAGACCGCCGAGATCGTCCCCGAGGCCGCTGACCACATCTTCGTGCGGCGGCTCTAG
- a CDS encoding NAD-dependent protein deacetylase has translation MTLTAGPAGGYAEALALLRGRPLVVLTGAGLSTDSGIPDYRGPGSPARAPMTYQEFVATPEARQRYWARSHLGWGRMRHAEPNPGHAALARLDPDLLITQNVDGLHERAGSRRVVALHGRIADVVCLGCRATSARDALQRRLAELNPGWAERHAHVAVRPDGDVDLEETDGFVVPDCAECGGLLKPDVVFFGENVPAPRVQRCYAAVDALADTGGALLVAGSSLTVMSGLRFVRRAAKNGTPVVIVNRGATRGDPLAAYTLEVGCSEFLVGLASG, from the coding sequence ATGACGCTCACCGCCGGCCCCGCAGGCGGGTACGCCGAGGCGCTGGCGCTGCTGCGCGGCCGTCCGCTGGTGGTGCTGACCGGCGCGGGGCTCTCGACCGACTCCGGCATCCCCGACTACCGCGGGCCGGGGTCGCCGGCGCGGGCACCGATGACCTACCAGGAGTTCGTGGCGACGCCGGAGGCGCGGCAGCGCTACTGGGCGCGCAGCCACCTGGGCTGGGGGCGGATGCGGCACGCCGAGCCCAACCCGGGCCACGCGGCCCTGGCCCGGCTCGATCCCGACCTGCTGATCACCCAGAACGTCGACGGCCTGCACGAGCGCGCCGGGTCCCGGCGGGTGGTCGCCCTGCACGGCCGGATCGCCGACGTGGTGTGCCTGGGCTGCCGCGCCACCTCGGCCCGCGACGCACTGCAGCGCCGGCTGGCCGAGCTCAACCCGGGCTGGGCCGAGCGGCACGCGCACGTCGCGGTGCGGCCCGACGGTGACGTGGACCTCGAGGAGACCGACGGGTTCGTGGTGCCGGACTGCGCGGAGTGCGGCGGGCTGCTCAAGCCCGACGTGGTCTTCTTCGGCGAGAACGTCCCCGCGCCGCGGGTGCAGCGCTGCTACGCCGCGGTGGACGCGCTGGCCGACACCGGCGGCGCGCTGCTGGTGGCCGGCTCGAGCCTGACCGTGATGAGCGGCCTGCGGTTCGTGCGCCGGGCCGCGAAGAACGGCACCCCGGTGGTGATCGTCAACCGCGGCGCCACCCGCGGCGACCCGCTCGCGGCGTACACGCTCGAGGTGGGGTGCAGCGAGTTCCTGGTGGGGCTGGCCTCCGGCTAG
- a CDS encoding DUF2277 domain-containing protein, which produces MCRNIRPLHNFEPPATRDEVSAAALQYVRKVSGATKPSQANQAAFDRAVAEIAHVTEHLLAELVTTAPPKNRGVEADKARARAALRYAR; this is translated from the coding sequence ATGTGCCGCAACATCCGTCCGCTCCACAACTTCGAGCCGCCGGCCACCCGCGACGAGGTCAGCGCCGCGGCGCTGCAGTACGTCCGCAAGGTCAGCGGCGCCACGAAGCCGTCGCAGGCCAACCAGGCCGCCTTCGACCGCGCGGTCGCCGAGATCGCGCACGTCACCGAGCACCTGCTCGCCGAGCTCGTCACGACCGCGCCACCGAAGAACCGCGGGGTGGAGGCCGACAAGGCCCGGGCCCGCGCGGCCCTGCGCTACGCCCGATGA
- a CDS encoding saccharopine dehydrogenase family protein, whose protein sequence is MIRDLDLVVFGATGFTGGLTAEHLARHAPAGLRWALAGRNAEKLAAVRDRLAAIRPDLGDLELLHADVTDPGSLADVAGRAKVVVTTVGPYLTHGEPLVAACAEAGTDYVDLTGEPEFIDRMYLAHHATAVRTGARIVHACGFDSVPHDLGVLFAVQQLQADGPLRVRGVVRASATFSGGTFHSAVTAASRARQMKEAAAERRRVEPRPQGRSSRAVAGRPHRDPLLGMWLLPLPTVDPLVVARSGAALAAYGPDFRYSHYAGTRTLRYAVGGAAGVGALAAAAQVPPLRRQLLQRVQQGEGPDEQRRARSWFTVDVVAETGPGGDGDGRALHARVSGGDPGYDETARMLGESALCLLLDDNPPTAGSVTTAQAMGENLTARLRSGGMRFEVVG, encoded by the coding sequence ATGATCCGAGATCTCGACCTGGTCGTGTTCGGCGCCACCGGCTTCACCGGGGGGCTGACCGCCGAGCACCTCGCCCGGCACGCTCCCGCCGGGCTGCGCTGGGCACTGGCCGGCCGCAACGCCGAGAAGCTCGCCGCGGTGCGGGACCGGCTGGCCGCGATCAGGCCCGACCTCGGGGACCTCGAGCTGCTCCACGCCGACGTCACCGACCCCGGCTCGCTGGCCGACGTCGCCGGTCGGGCCAAGGTCGTCGTCACCACGGTCGGCCCCTACCTCACCCACGGCGAGCCGCTGGTCGCCGCGTGCGCCGAGGCCGGCACCGACTACGTGGACCTCACCGGGGAGCCGGAGTTCATCGACCGGATGTACCTGGCCCACCACGCGACGGCGGTCCGGACCGGGGCCCGGATCGTGCACGCCTGCGGCTTCGACTCCGTCCCGCACGACCTCGGGGTGCTCTTCGCCGTCCAGCAGCTGCAGGCCGACGGGCCGCTGCGGGTGCGGGGCGTCGTGCGGGCCTCGGCCACGTTCTCCGGCGGCACCTTCCACTCCGCGGTCACCGCCGCCTCCCGGGCCCGGCAGATGAAGGAGGCCGCGGCCGAGCGGCGCCGGGTCGAGCCGCGCCCGCAGGGCCGCTCCTCCCGGGCGGTCGCTGGCCGCCCGCACCGCGACCCGCTGCTGGGGATGTGGCTGCTGCCGCTGCCGACGGTCGACCCGCTCGTGGTCGCGCGCAGCGGTGCCGCGCTCGCGGCGTACGGCCCGGACTTCCGCTACTCCCACTACGCCGGCACCCGCACCCTGCGGTACGCCGTGGGCGGCGCCGCCGGCGTCGGGGCGCTGGCGGCGGCCGCCCAGGTCCCGCCGCTGCGCCGGCAGCTGCTCCAGCGGGTCCAGCAGGGCGAGGGTCCCGACGAGCAGCGCCGGGCCCGGTCCTGGTTCACCGTCGACGTGGTCGCCGAGACCGGTCCCGGAGGGGACGGGGACGGCCGCGCCCTGCACGCGCGGGTCAGCGGCGGCGACCCCGGCTACGACGAGACGGCGCGGATGCTCGGGGAGTCCGCCCTGTGCCTGCTGCTCGACGACAACCCGCCGACCGCCGGCTCCGTCACGACCGCCCAGGCCATGGGGGAGAACCTCACTGCGCGGCTGCGGTCGGGCGGGATGCGGTTCGAGGTCGTCGGGTGA
- the lepB gene encoding signal peptidase I yields the protein MSETEGKGSDEAHGGSGDGERPARAKKHWKVWQETLVLLVVAVVLSLVVKTFFVQAFYIPSSSMEPGLQVNDRILVEKWSYWFGEPKRGDVVVFEDPGSWLPATDSEPSNPVVSVLSKIGLYPAGGHLVKRVVGTAGDVIECCDAEGRLIVNGEPVDESGYARPDDAECYGPMPGQCAWTAGPVPEGYLFVMGDNRASSSDSSARLCTPRETDCVSGREFVPEDLVVGKVFVRLWPAGRMGGVDSSEPLRDAPDPE from the coding sequence GTGAGCGAGACCGAGGGCAAGGGCAGCGACGAGGCCCACGGCGGCTCGGGGGACGGGGAGCGGCCCGCGCGGGCCAAGAAGCACTGGAAGGTGTGGCAGGAGACGCTCGTCCTGCTCGTCGTCGCGGTCGTGCTCTCGCTGGTCGTGAAGACGTTCTTCGTCCAGGCCTTCTACATCCCCTCCTCCTCGATGGAGCCGGGCCTGCAGGTCAACGACCGGATCCTGGTCGAGAAGTGGTCCTACTGGTTCGGGGAGCCGAAGCGCGGCGACGTGGTGGTCTTCGAGGACCCGGGCAGCTGGCTGCCCGCCACCGACTCCGAGCCGTCCAACCCGGTCGTGAGCGTGCTGTCCAAGATCGGGCTGTACCCCGCGGGCGGGCACCTGGTGAAGCGGGTCGTCGGGACCGCTGGCGACGTGATCGAGTGCTGCGACGCCGAGGGCCGGCTGATCGTGAACGGCGAGCCGGTCGACGAGTCCGGCTACGCGCGGCCCGACGACGCCGAGTGCTACGGGCCGATGCCCGGCCAGTGCGCGTGGACGGCCGGCCCGGTGCCGGAGGGCTACCTGTTCGTGATGGGCGACAACCGGGCCAGCTCCTCGGACTCCTCGGCGCGGCTGTGCACCCCCCGGGAGACCGACTGCGTCTCGGGCCGCGAGTTCGTCCCGGAGGACCTGGTCGTCGGCAAGGTGTTCGTCCGCCTGTGGCCGGCCGGGCGGATGGGCGGGGTCGACAGCTCCGAGCCGCTGCGGGACGCCCCCGACCCCGAGTGA
- the paaA gene encoding 1,2-phenylacetyl-CoA epoxidase subunit PaaA, translated as MTAATTHEPDLLAAFEETIARHDRIEPRDWVPERYRATLVRQIAQHAHSEIIGMQPEGGWISRAPSLRRKAVLLAKVQDEAGHGLYLYGACETLGVTREELVERLLDGRQKYSSIFNYPALSYADVGTIGWLVDGAAICNQVPLCRTSYGPYGRAMVRICKEESFHQRQGFELLATMMGGTEEQRAMVQESVDRFWWPALMMFGPPDADSPNTAQSMAWGIKRDTNDELRQKFVDMTVPQARALGVTLPDPELRWNEERGHHDFGEPDWAELAAVIRGEGPCNAQRIAHRRRVWEDGAWVREAAGAYAARPAQEVAP; from the coding sequence ATGACGGCCGCGACCACGCACGAGCCCGACCTGCTGGCGGCATTCGAGGAGACGATCGCCCGCCACGACCGCATCGAGCCGCGGGACTGGGTCCCCGAGCGCTACCGCGCCACGCTGGTGCGCCAGATCGCCCAGCACGCGCACTCGGAGATCATCGGCATGCAGCCGGAGGGCGGCTGGATCTCCCGGGCGCCGAGCCTGCGGCGCAAGGCGGTGCTGCTGGCCAAGGTGCAGGACGAGGCCGGCCACGGTCTCTACCTCTACGGGGCGTGCGAGACCCTCGGGGTGACCCGGGAGGAGCTCGTCGAGCGGCTGCTCGACGGTCGGCAGAAGTACTCATCGATCTTCAACTACCCGGCCCTGTCCTACGCCGACGTCGGCACCATCGGCTGGCTGGTCGACGGCGCCGCGATCTGCAACCAGGTGCCGCTGTGCCGGACGTCGTACGGCCCCTACGGGCGGGCCATGGTCCGGATCTGCAAGGAGGAGTCCTTCCACCAGCGGCAGGGCTTCGAGCTGCTCGCGACGATGATGGGCGGCACCGAGGAGCAGCGCGCGATGGTGCAGGAGTCCGTCGACCGCTTCTGGTGGCCGGCGCTGATGATGTTCGGCCCGCCGGACGCCGACTCCCCGAACACCGCCCAGTCGATGGCCTGGGGGATCAAGCGCGACACCAACGACGAGCTGCGCCAGAAGTTCGTGGACATGACAGTGCCGCAGGCCCGCGCGCTCGGCGTCACGCTGCCCGACCCCGAGCTGCGCTGGAACGAGGAGCGCGGCCACCACGACTTCGGGGAGCCGGACTGGGCGGAGCTGGCGGCGGTGATCCGCGGCGAGGGTCCGTGCAACGCCCAGCGCATCGCGCACCGCCGCCGGGTCTGGGAGGACGGCGCCTGGGTCCGCGAGGCGGCCGGGGCGTACGCCGCGCGCCCGGCGCAGGAGGT